In Actinacidiphila yeochonensis CN732, a genomic segment contains:
- a CDS encoding AI-2E family transporter, translating to MGFGLGLGMLSAWLLVRTVLRIGELLTLLTLSVFIAVSLEPVVAWLCRLGLRRGWAVLAVAGGLGGVLAGFVALVIPPVSAAVAALTADVPRWRQQLRDHHSALGRLEDHYHVIEHLRERFGSGGGAAEVAGGVLGAGQVVLSALASVGVTVTVTLYVMAALPTVKRFGYRFVPGSRRPRAEAVCEEILSRVGRYMLGNVATSVVAGAATFAWCEVWNVPYPAALGFFVALMDMVPVVGSTVGGVAVSLVALAVSLPTALATAAFYVGFRLAEDYLIMPRAMRFAVHVHPVVTVVAVLAGGSLLGVVGGLVAIPAAVALGIVLDEYVFPRTDAA from the coding sequence GTGGGGTTCGGCCTGGGGCTCGGCATGCTGTCGGCCTGGCTGCTGGTGCGCACGGTGCTGCGGATCGGCGAGTTGCTGACGCTGCTGACGCTGTCGGTGTTCATCGCCGTCAGCCTGGAGCCCGTGGTGGCCTGGCTGTGCCGGCTGGGGCTGCGCCGGGGCTGGGCGGTGCTCGCGGTGGCCGGCGGGCTGGGCGGGGTGCTCGCCGGGTTCGTCGCCCTCGTCATCCCGCCGGTGAGCGCCGCGGTGGCCGCGCTCACCGCCGACGTGCCGCGCTGGAGGCAGCAGTTGCGGGACCACCACTCCGCGCTCGGCCGGCTGGAGGACCACTACCACGTGATCGAACACCTGCGGGAGCGGTTCGGCTCGGGCGGCGGCGCGGCGGAGGTGGCCGGCGGGGTGCTGGGCGCGGGGCAGGTGGTGCTCTCCGCGCTCGCGTCGGTGGGCGTCACCGTCACCGTCACGCTCTACGTGATGGCGGCGCTCCCGACGGTCAAGCGCTTCGGCTACCGGTTCGTGCCGGGCAGCAGGCGGCCCCGCGCCGAGGCGGTCTGCGAGGAGATCCTCAGCCGGGTCGGCCGCTACATGCTCGGCAACGTCGCCACCTCGGTGGTCGCCGGGGCGGCCACGTTCGCCTGGTGCGAGGTGTGGAACGTGCCCTACCCGGCGGCGCTCGGCTTCTTCGTGGCACTCATGGACATGGTGCCGGTCGTCGGCTCGACCGTCGGCGGTGTGGCGGTGAGCCTGGTCGCGCTGGCGGTGTCGCTGCCCACCGCCCTGGCCACCGCCGCCTTCTACGTCGGCTTCCGCCTCGCCGAGGACTACCTGATCATGCCGCGCGCGATGCGGTTCGCCGTCCACGTGCACCCCGTCGTGACGGTCGTCGCGGTGCTGGCCGGGGGGTCGCTGCTCGGCGTCGTCGGCGGCCTCGTCGCGATCCCGGCGGCGGTCGCCCTCGGCATCGTCCTGGACGAGTACGTCTTCCCGCGCACCGACGCGGCGTAG
- a CDS encoding chaplin — protein MNRVRVGMALTALAGGIVLAAGGVASADAGAGALAAGSPGVLSGNVVQVPVNIPVNICGNSLDIIGLLNPAFGNTCANVSGSKGARSAATSAGAHSADSGYADTSDDSGSDDC, from the coding sequence GTGAATCGTGTGCGCGTGGGTATGGCGCTGACGGCGCTGGCCGGCGGGATCGTACTGGCCGCCGGCGGTGTCGCCTCGGCCGACGCCGGCGCCGGGGCCTTGGCCGCCGGCTCGCCGGGCGTGCTGTCGGGCAACGTCGTCCAGGTGCCGGTGAACATCCCGGTCAACATCTGCGGCAACTCGTTGGACATCATCGGCCTGCTCAACCCGGCCTTCGGCAACACCTGTGCCAACGTGAGCGGTTCCAAGGGGGCCCGGAGCGCCGCCACCTCCGCCGGGGCTCACAGTGCCGACAGCGGATACGCCGACACGTCGGACGACAGCGGCTCCGACGACTGCTGA
- the glgX gene encoding glycogen debranching protein GlgX, whose protein sequence is MQKWTGHPFPLGAAYDGSGTNFALFSEVAEKVELCLVDERRRETRVALNEVDGFIWHAHLPGVGPGQRYGYRVHGPYDPARGLRCNPAKLLLDPYAKAIEGQADGDESLLGYEAGRPELPSTLDSAPHAMLSVVADPYFDWGGDRPLKRPYHESVMYEAHVRGLTMRHPALPPELRGTYAGLAHPEVVGHLTRLGVTAVELMPVHQFVQDGHLLDRGLSNYWGYNTIGFFAPHNGYAAAGGSGGQVAEFKAMVKALHEAGIEVILDVVYNHTAEGSHLGPTLSLRGIDNASYYRLVDHDPASYFDTTGTGNSLLMRHPHVLQLIMDSLRYWVTEMHVDGFRFDLAATLARQFHEVDRLSAFFDLVQQDPVVSRVKLIAEPWDVGDGGYQVGNFPPLWSEWNGRYRDTVRDFWRSRDGMLPKLATRLTGSSDLYAGEHRRPRAGVNFVTCHDGFTLRDLVSYDDKHNEANGEDNRDGESRNRSWNCGAEGPTDDPAVLALRARQQRNLLTTLLLSQGVPMLGHGDELGRTQHGNNNAYCQDSELSWTDWDLDEERLNLLDFTSRLIALRREHPVFRRRRFFRGSRSADGGPGDLTWLRPDGREMGRADWARRDAHAFAVHLNGAAIPEADAHGQPVVDDVFLLLLNAHWEHVAFRLPPAEFGAAWSVVVDTAAEPCGPSTPAGEPGFSAGESLKLEARSALLLVQAP, encoded by the coding sequence GTGCAGAAATGGACCGGCCACCCCTTTCCCCTCGGAGCCGCGTACGACGGCTCCGGCACCAACTTCGCGCTGTTCTCCGAGGTCGCGGAGAAGGTCGAGCTGTGCCTGGTCGACGAGCGGCGCCGCGAGACGCGTGTGGCCCTCAACGAGGTCGACGGCTTCATCTGGCACGCCCACCTGCCGGGGGTCGGCCCCGGGCAGCGGTACGGCTACCGGGTGCACGGCCCGTACGACCCGGCGCGCGGTCTGCGCTGCAACCCGGCGAAGCTGCTGCTGGACCCCTACGCCAAGGCCATCGAGGGGCAGGCCGACGGCGACGAGTCGCTGCTGGGCTACGAAGCGGGCCGCCCGGAGCTGCCGAGCACGCTGGACAGCGCGCCGCACGCGATGCTGTCGGTGGTCGCGGACCCGTACTTCGACTGGGGCGGCGACCGGCCGCTCAAGCGCCCGTACCACGAGTCGGTGATGTACGAGGCGCACGTGCGCGGCCTGACCATGCGCCACCCGGCACTGCCGCCGGAGCTGCGCGGCACCTACGCCGGCCTGGCGCACCCCGAGGTGGTCGGGCACCTGACCCGGCTGGGCGTGACGGCGGTCGAGCTCATGCCGGTGCACCAGTTCGTGCAGGACGGGCACCTGCTGGACCGGGGGCTGTCGAACTACTGGGGCTACAACACGATCGGGTTCTTCGCCCCGCACAACGGCTACGCGGCGGCGGGCGGGAGCGGCGGCCAGGTCGCGGAGTTCAAGGCGATGGTCAAGGCGCTGCACGAGGCCGGTATCGAGGTGATCCTCGACGTGGTCTACAACCACACCGCCGAGGGCAGCCACCTCGGCCCCACGCTGTCCCTCCGCGGCATCGACAACGCCTCCTACTACCGCCTGGTGGACCACGACCCGGCGTCGTACTTCGACACCACCGGCACCGGCAACAGCCTGCTGATGCGGCATCCGCACGTCCTCCAGCTGATCATGGACAGCCTGCGGTACTGGGTGACGGAGATGCACGTCGACGGCTTCCGCTTCGACCTCGCGGCCACGCTGGCCCGGCAGTTCCACGAGGTGGACCGGCTGTCGGCGTTCTTCGACCTCGTGCAGCAGGACCCGGTGGTCTCCCGCGTCAAACTCATCGCCGAGCCCTGGGACGTCGGCGACGGCGGCTACCAGGTCGGCAACTTCCCCCCGCTGTGGAGCGAGTGGAACGGCCGCTACCGCGACACCGTCCGCGACTTCTGGCGCTCCCGCGACGGGATGCTGCCGAAGCTGGCGACCCGGCTGACCGGCTCCTCGGACCTGTACGCCGGCGAGCACCGCCGACCGCGCGCCGGCGTCAACTTCGTGACCTGCCACGACGGTTTCACGCTGCGGGACCTCGTCTCCTACGACGACAAGCACAACGAGGCCAACGGCGAGGACAACCGCGACGGCGAGAGCCGCAACCGCTCCTGGAACTGCGGCGCCGAGGGCCCTACCGACGACCCCGCCGTCCTCGCCCTGCGCGCCCGCCAGCAGCGCAACCTCCTGACCACCCTGCTGCTCTCCCAGGGCGTCCCCATGCTCGGCCACGGCGACGAACTCGGCCGCACCCAGCACGGCAACAACAACGCCTACTGCCAGGACTCCGAACTCAGCTGGACCGACTGGGACCTCGACGAAGAACGCCTGAACCTCCTCGACTTCACCAGCAGGCTCATCGCGCTGCGCCGCGAACACCCCGTCTTCCGCCGCCGTCGCTTCTTCCGAGGCAGCCGGTCCGCCGACGGCGGCCCCGGCGACCTGACCTGGCTGCGCCCGGACGGCCGGGAGATGGGCCGCGCGGACTGGGCGCGGCGCGACGCGCACGCGTTCGCCGTCCACCTCAACGGCGCGGCGATCCCCGAGGCGGACGCCCATGGGCAGCCCGTGGTGGACGACGTGTTCCTGCTGCTGCTCAACGCCCACTGGGAACACGTGGCGTTCCGGCTGCCTCCCGCCGAGTTCGGCGCCGCCTGGTCGGTCGTCGTGGACACCGCGGCAGAACCCTGCGGACCGTCAACTCCCGCCGGGGAGCCGGGCTTCTCGGCGGGCGAGTCGCTGAAACTGGAGGCCCGCTCGGCGCTGCTGCTCGTCCAGGCGCCCTGA
- the gndA gene encoding NADP-dependent phosphogluconate dehydrogenase, producing the protein MSTQADIGVTGLAVMGGNLARNFARNGYTVALYNRTAARTRALVDEHGDEGAFVATETPEEFVAALKRPRRLLVMVKAGEATDAVIRQFAPLLEEGDVIIDGGNAHFEDTRRRERELREQGLHFVGTGVSGGEEGALNGPSIMPGGSKESWQSLGPMLEKISAKAEDGAPCATHIGPDGAGHFVKMVHNGIEYADMQLIAEAYDLLRRVAGYEPARIAEVFRTWNTGRLDSYLIEITAQVLAHTDAATGRPFVDVVLDQAEQKGTGRWTVQTALDLGVPVSGIAEAVFARSLSGHADLREASRELAGPRPTPLSEEAAAAFADQVEQALYASKVVSYTQGFHQIAAGSQTYDWDVDLGRVASIWRGGCIIRAAFLDRITAAYDKDPALPSLLSDERFAEETAAAQDDWRAVVSAAVQGGVPVPGFSAALAYYDALRAERLPAALTQAQRDFFGAHTYRRTDRDGAFHTQWGGDRSEADAG; encoded by the coding sequence ATGAGTACGCAGGCCGACATCGGCGTCACCGGACTGGCCGTCATGGGCGGCAACCTTGCACGTAATTTCGCCCGCAACGGCTACACCGTAGCCCTCTACAACCGCACCGCCGCCCGTACCAGGGCGCTGGTCGACGAGCACGGCGACGAGGGGGCCTTCGTCGCGACCGAGACCCCCGAGGAGTTCGTCGCGGCCCTCAAGAGACCCCGCCGACTGCTGGTCATGGTCAAGGCGGGCGAAGCCACCGACGCCGTCATCCGGCAGTTCGCGCCGCTGCTCGAAGAGGGCGACGTGATCATCGACGGCGGGAACGCCCACTTCGAGGACACCCGCCGCCGCGAGCGGGAACTGCGCGAGCAGGGCCTCCACTTCGTCGGCACCGGCGTGTCCGGCGGCGAGGAGGGGGCGCTCAACGGTCCCTCCATCATGCCCGGCGGCTCCAAGGAGTCCTGGCAGTCGCTGGGCCCGATGCTGGAGAAGATCTCCGCCAAGGCCGAGGACGGCGCCCCCTGCGCCACCCACATCGGCCCTGACGGCGCCGGCCACTTCGTCAAGATGGTGCACAACGGCATCGAGTACGCCGACATGCAGCTGATCGCCGAGGCGTACGACCTGCTGCGCCGGGTCGCCGGGTACGAGCCCGCGCGGATCGCCGAGGTCTTCCGCACCTGGAACACCGGCCGGCTGGACTCCTACCTGATCGAGATCACCGCGCAGGTCCTCGCCCACACGGACGCCGCCACCGGCCGGCCCTTCGTCGACGTGGTCCTCGACCAGGCCGAGCAGAAGGGCACCGGCCGCTGGACGGTGCAGACCGCGCTCGACCTCGGGGTTCCCGTCTCCGGCATCGCCGAGGCCGTCTTCGCCCGCTCCCTGTCCGGCCACGCCGACCTGCGCGAGGCATCCCGGGAGCTGGCCGGGCCGCGGCCCACGCCGCTGTCGGAGGAGGCGGCGGCCGCCTTCGCCGACCAGGTCGAGCAGGCCCTGTACGCGTCGAAGGTCGTCTCCTACACCCAGGGCTTCCACCAGATCGCCGCCGGGTCGCAGACCTATGACTGGGACGTCGACCTCGGCCGGGTCGCGTCCATCTGGCGCGGCGGCTGCATCATCAGGGCCGCGTTCCTGGACCGGATCACCGCCGCCTACGACAAGGACCCGGCACTGCCCAGCCTGCTGTCGGACGAGCGCTTCGCCGAGGAGACCGCCGCCGCGCAGGACGACTGGCGCGCGGTGGTCTCCGCCGCCGTCCAGGGCGGCGTCCCCGTGCCCGGCTTCTCGGCGGCGCTCGCCTACTACGACGCGCTGCGCGCCGAACGGCTGCCGGCCGCCCTCACCCAGGCCCAGCGGGACTTCTTCGGTGCCCACACCTACCGCCGGACCGATCGCGACGGGGCGTTCCACACCCAGTGGGGCGGCGACCGCAGCGAGGCCGACGCCGGCTGA
- a CDS encoding polyprenyl synthetase family protein — translation MHRRLAGAAALDERFARELAHPLADFTLSGGHRRRAALLWWGWRACGGARRGERPDAVLDLAAAVELIQSCALVHDDVMDGSRTRRGRPALHIAQAAPPPTPSDGRPEHARPEPGRPGHGPAERPAPHVEERGRAAAAEARRRTPEPDRPGSEPDTPGSHPTAGAGPGSAAGREGAAPYGWSVAVLAGDLALAWADDTVAEAGLTVEARRRVEAVWRDLRTEMVAGQYLELRAQAAGDRSAGQALRTARLKSALYSVARPLDLGAAVAGAGEEVRRGLRLAGGCAGLAFQLRDDLLGVFGDPAETGKPSGDDIREGKPTYLAALARARAAAADDHGALRVLDSAMGDRALDPAALAAVREVITATGARAAVESRIALLAERCAHRLRELPLDAWPRARMLDVLLTATGLPPGSAPGR, via the coding sequence CTGCACCGCCGACTCGCCGGAGCCGCCGCCCTCGACGAGCGGTTCGCCCGAGAACTGGCCCACCCGCTGGCCGACTTCACCCTCAGCGGCGGCCACCGGCGCCGTGCCGCGCTGCTCTGGTGGGGCTGGCGCGCATGCGGTGGAGCCCGCCGAGGTGAGCGTCCGGACGCGGTCCTCGACCTGGCGGCGGCCGTGGAACTCATCCAGAGCTGCGCCCTGGTCCACGACGACGTCATGGACGGCTCACGCACCCGCCGCGGCCGGCCCGCCCTGCACATCGCCCAGGCGGCCCCGCCACCGACCCCGTCGGACGGACGGCCTGAGCACGCGCGGCCTGAGCCTGGACGGCCTGGACACGGGCCGGCGGAGCGCCCGGCCCCGCACGTCGAGGAGCGCGGCCGCGCGGCCGCCGCCGAGGCGCGCCGCCGGACTCCCGAGCCGGACCGTCCCGGCAGCGAGCCCGACACACCCGGCAGCCACCCGACCGCCGGCGCCGGGCCCGGCTCGGCGGCCGGACGGGAGGGCGCGGCGCCCTACGGCTGGTCGGTCGCCGTGCTGGCCGGGGACCTGGCGCTGGCCTGGGCCGACGACACGGTGGCCGAGGCCGGGCTCACCGTCGAGGCGCGGCGCCGCGTCGAGGCGGTGTGGCGCGACCTGCGCACCGAGATGGTGGCCGGACAGTACCTCGAACTGCGCGCCCAGGCCGCGGGCGACCGGTCGGCCGGGCAGGCACTGCGCACCGCCCGCCTCAAGAGCGCCCTGTACTCCGTGGCCCGCCCGCTCGACCTCGGCGCCGCCGTGGCCGGCGCGGGCGAGGAGGTCAGGCGCGGCCTGCGGCTCGCGGGCGGCTGCGCAGGGCTGGCCTTCCAGCTCCGCGACGACCTGCTCGGCGTCTTCGGCGACCCGGCCGAGACCGGCAAGCCGTCCGGCGACGACATCCGCGAGGGCAAGCCCACCTACCTCGCAGCCCTCGCGCGCGCCCGGGCCGCCGCGGCGGACGACCACGGCGCGCTGCGCGTCCTGGACTCCGCCATGGGCGACCGCGCCCTGGACCCGGCCGCGCTGGCCGCCGTCCGCGAGGTGATCACCGCCACCGGGGCCCGGGCCGCGGTGGAGTCCCGCATCGCACTCCTCGCCGAACGCTGCGCGCACCGCCTGCGCGAACTCCCGCTGGACGCCTGGCCCCGAGCCCGCATGCTCGACGTCCTCCTCACCGCCACGGGACTGCCGCCCGGCTCGGCCCCCGGGCGCTGA
- a CDS encoding SOS response-associated peptidase translates to MCGRYVSTRSPKELTGLFHVTREPEPAESLGPSWNVAPTDGVWAVLERADHDSGEVLRQLRALRWGLVPSWAKSRDVGARMINARVETVHEKPAYRRAFARRRCLLPADGFYEWQALAATQEHKARKQPYFITPEGGGVMALAGLYEFWRDPAAAPDDPAAWVVSCTIITTEATDAAGRVHPRMPLAVGPADYDSWLDPALQDAAELRSLLTAPAGGRLDARAVNPAVNSVRNNGPHLLDPPEDAPEA, encoded by the coding sequence ATGTGCGGACGGTACGTCTCCACCCGGAGCCCGAAAGAGCTGACGGGCCTGTTCCACGTCACCCGCGAGCCGGAGCCCGCCGAGAGCCTCGGCCCGAGCTGGAACGTCGCGCCGACCGACGGCGTCTGGGCCGTGCTGGAGCGCGCCGACCACGACAGCGGCGAGGTGCTGCGGCAGCTGCGGGCGCTGCGCTGGGGGCTGGTCCCGTCCTGGGCGAAGAGCCGTGACGTGGGCGCCAGGATGATCAACGCCCGGGTGGAGACCGTCCACGAGAAGCCCGCCTACCGCCGGGCGTTCGCCAGACGCCGCTGCCTGCTGCCCGCCGACGGCTTCTACGAGTGGCAGGCCCTGGCCGCGACCCAGGAGCACAAGGCCCGCAAGCAGCCCTACTTCATCACCCCCGAGGGCGGCGGTGTGATGGCGCTGGCCGGGCTCTACGAGTTCTGGCGCGACCCGGCTGCGGCCCCGGACGACCCGGCCGCCTGGGTCGTGAGCTGCACGATCATCACCACCGAGGCGACGGACGCGGCCGGCCGGGTGCACCCCCGGATGCCGCTGGCGGTGGGCCCCGCCGACTACGACTCCTGGCTCGACCCCGCTCTCCAGGACGCCGCCGAGCTGCGGTCCCTGCTCACCGCGCCGGCCGGCGGCCGGCTGGACGCGCGGGCCGTGAACCCGGCCGTCAACAGTGTCCGCAACAACGGCCCCCACCTCCTCGACCCGCCCGAGGACGCCCCCGAAGCCTGA
- a CDS encoding aldo/keto reductase produces the protein MQYTRLGSTGLEVSALSLGCMSFGDAGRGNHAWTLDEDASRGLVKRALDAGINFFDTANVYSDGTSEEITGRALRDFADRDEVVIATKVHGRMRPGPNGGGLSRRAVMSEIDHSLRRLGTDYVDLYQIHRWDYDTPIEETMEALHDVVKAGKARYIGASSMHAWQFSKALYTADLGGWTRFVSMQNHYNLLYREEEREMLPLCADQGIGVIPWSPLARGRLTRPWDETTARAESDEFGRTLYHPSDRTVVERVAQVAAERGVPAAQVALAWLNRNPDVTAPIVGVTKERHLDDAVASLEIELTDEEAALLEEPYAPHQVAGFR, from the coding sequence ATGCAGTACACACGACTGGGCTCGACCGGACTGGAAGTCTCCGCCCTCAGCCTGGGCTGCATGAGCTTCGGCGACGCGGGACGCGGCAACCACGCGTGGACGCTGGACGAGGACGCCAGCCGTGGTCTGGTCAAACGCGCCCTCGACGCCGGGATCAACTTCTTCGACACCGCCAACGTGTACTCCGACGGCACCAGCGAGGAGATCACCGGCCGCGCGCTGCGCGACTTCGCCGACCGCGACGAGGTCGTCATCGCCACCAAGGTGCACGGCCGGATGCGGCCCGGCCCCAACGGTGGCGGCCTGTCCCGGCGGGCCGTCATGAGCGAGATCGACCACAGCCTGCGCCGCCTGGGCACCGACTACGTCGACCTCTACCAGATCCACCGCTGGGACTACGACACGCCGATCGAGGAGACCATGGAGGCCCTCCACGACGTGGTGAAGGCCGGAAAGGCCCGCTACATCGGCGCGTCCTCCATGCACGCCTGGCAGTTCTCCAAGGCCCTCTACACCGCCGACCTGGGCGGCTGGACGCGTTTCGTGTCCATGCAGAACCACTACAACCTGCTGTACCGCGAGGAGGAGCGGGAGATGCTGCCGCTCTGCGCCGACCAGGGCATCGGGGTCATCCCCTGGAGCCCGCTGGCACGCGGCCGCCTCACCCGGCCCTGGGACGAGACCACCGCCCGCGCCGAGAGCGACGAGTTCGGCCGCACCCTCTACCACCCGTCCGACAGGACCGTGGTGGAGCGCGTCGCCCAGGTCGCCGCCGAGCGCGGCGTCCCCGCCGCCCAGGTCGCCCTGGCCTGGCTGAACCGCAACCCCGACGTCACCGCGCCCATCGTCGGCGTGACCAAGGAGCGGCACCTCGACGACGCCGTGGCCTCCCTGGAGATCGAGCTCACCGACGAGGAGGCGGCCCTGCTGGAGGAGCCGTACGCGCCCCACCAGGTGGCGGGCTTCCGGTAG
- a CDS encoding esterase-like activity of phytase family protein, which produces MSPSSTTGTRPRRAFGPRAAAAACCLAAAATIALPGATASARTPAAQAPASSRLPQACGTAGWVDGYSDALNKLPVGDETVGDLSALTWDARRHAYASVIDHATGRQARLWFFTDPANPRITGTLVLRKADGTPYDDTDFDAEGLTVLPNGDYLVSSEVEPSIREFGRDGVQRGELTVPARFRVAPAGEATSNATLEGLSVSPDGRYVYAAMEGVLSGDVSSSGNADDRRILVYQADGRGGYRLVKEVGYRLQPGNRISEVAAYGPNGLLVLEAAWSAAVGNTIAVYAAPDALHAPDVSKVGDLGDAPAPKLAGKVLVAAVDQCPSLGAIARETQQNPLMDNYEGMAIEPGPHPLGLAGLVLVSDDNSSTAQTTRLLRLTVRLPSHLPVGH; this is translated from the coding sequence ATGTCCCCGTCGAGCACCACCGGAACCCGGCCGCGCAGAGCCTTCGGCCCTCGTGCCGCGGCCGCCGCCTGCTGCCTGGCCGCCGCCGCCACCATCGCCCTGCCCGGCGCCACCGCCTCCGCCCGGACCCCCGCGGCCCAGGCTCCGGCCAGCAGCAGGCTGCCCCAGGCCTGCGGCACCGCGGGCTGGGTCGACGGCTACAGCGACGCCCTGAACAAGCTCCCCGTCGGCGACGAGACGGTCGGCGACCTGTCCGCGCTCACCTGGGACGCCCGCCGCCACGCGTACGCGTCGGTGATCGACCACGCCACCGGCCGGCAGGCCCGGCTCTGGTTCTTCACCGACCCCGCGAACCCCCGCATCACCGGCACGCTCGTGCTGCGCAAGGCCGACGGCACCCCGTACGACGACACGGACTTCGACGCCGAGGGCCTGACCGTGCTGCCCAACGGCGACTACCTCGTCAGCTCCGAGGTGGAGCCGTCCATCCGGGAGTTCGGCCGGGACGGGGTCCAGCGCGGCGAGCTGACCGTGCCCGCCCGCTTCCGGGTCGCCCCGGCCGGCGAGGCCACCTCGAACGCCACCCTGGAGGGGCTGAGCGTCTCCCCCGACGGCCGCTACGTCTACGCCGCCATGGAGGGCGTGCTGTCCGGCGACGTCTCCTCGTCCGGCAACGCGGACGACCGGCGCATCCTCGTGTACCAGGCCGACGGCCGGGGCGGCTACCGGCTGGTGAAGGAGGTCGGCTACCGGCTCCAGCCGGGCAACCGCATATCCGAGGTGGCCGCGTACGGTCCGAACGGCCTGCTGGTGCTGGAGGCCGCCTGGTCCGCCGCCGTGGGCAACACGATCGCGGTGTACGCCGCGCCCGACGCCCTGCACGCCCCCGACGTGTCCAAGGTCGGCGACCTCGGCGACGCGCCCGCGCCGAAGCTCGCCGGCAAGGTGCTGGTCGCGGCCGTCGACCAGTGCCCGTCGCTCGGTGCCATCGCCCGCGAGACGCAGCAGAACCCGCTGATGGACAACTACGAGGGCATGGCGATCGAGCCGGGCCCGCACCCGCTGGGCCTGGCCGGCCTGGTGCTGGTGAGCGACGACAACTCCAGCACGGCGCAGACCACCCGGCTGCTCCGCCTGACCGTACGGCTCCCCTCCCACCTGCCCGTGGGGCACTGA
- a CDS encoding aldo/keto reductase — MVTTGTRPAQASGSFSLGGDLPVTRLGFGSMQLTGAGVWGDPKDPDEAVRVLRRSVELGVDFIDTADSYGPVVAEQLIKKALHPYPAELVIATKAGLTRSGPNDWRPVGRPEYLRQQAEMSLRHLGLDRIPLFQLHRVDPKVPLAEQVGELKLLQEEGKIQHIGLSEVDVDQLEQARAVTPIASVQNLYNIANRQSEALLEHSEKLGIGFIPWFPLATGELARPGGPLDAPAKRHGASPSQLALAWLLRRSPVMLPIPGTSSVAHLEDNVAAAELELTDEEFAELSAATG, encoded by the coding sequence ATCGTGACGACCGGAACCCGGCCCGCGCAGGCGTCGGGCAGTTTCTCCCTCGGCGGCGACCTGCCCGTGACCCGCCTCGGCTTCGGCTCCATGCAGCTGACCGGCGCCGGGGTGTGGGGCGATCCCAAGGACCCGGACGAGGCGGTGCGCGTGCTGCGCCGCTCCGTCGAGCTCGGCGTGGACTTCATCGACACCGCCGACTCCTACGGGCCGGTGGTGGCCGAGCAGCTGATCAAGAAGGCGCTCCACCCGTACCCGGCGGAGCTGGTGATCGCCACCAAGGCCGGCCTGACCCGCTCCGGGCCGAACGACTGGCGGCCGGTGGGGCGGCCGGAGTACCTGCGCCAGCAGGCCGAGATGAGCCTGCGCCACCTGGGCCTCGACCGCATCCCGCTCTTCCAGCTGCACCGGGTGGACCCGAAGGTGCCGCTGGCCGAGCAGGTCGGCGAGCTCAAGCTCCTCCAGGAGGAGGGCAAGATCCAGCACATCGGCCTGTCCGAGGTCGACGTCGACCAGCTGGAGCAGGCGCGCGCGGTCACGCCCATCGCCTCGGTGCAGAACCTGTACAACATCGCCAACCGCCAGTCGGAGGCGCTGCTGGAGCACAGCGAGAAGCTGGGCATCGGCTTCATCCCGTGGTTCCCGCTGGCCACCGGTGAGCTGGCGCGGCCGGGCGGCCCGCTCGACGCGCCGGCCAAGCGGCACGGCGCCTCCCCGTCGCAGCTGGCGCTGGCCTGGCTGCTGCGCCGCTCGCCGGTGATGCTGCCGATCCCCGGCACGTCCTCGGTGGCGCACCTGGAGGACAACGTCGCCGCCGCGGAGCTGGAGCTGACCGACGAGGAGTTCGCCGAGCTGTCGGCCGCCACCGGCTGA
- a CDS encoding SRPBCC domain-containing protein: MYTTRVSRHVDAPRTAVFQALADGDAVARWRFPDGMRALVHSFDPRPGGAFRVSLTYDTPGAHGKSHGRTDTYHGTFRDLAAGERVVEELEFETADAALRGVMTMTTTLADEGAGTRVTVVHAGVPDAVPAADNEAGLRMALDRLARLVEAERAS; the protein is encoded by the coding sequence ATGTACACGACACGGGTCTCCCGGCACGTCGACGCGCCGCGGACAGCCGTCTTCCAGGCCCTGGCGGACGGCGACGCCGTCGCCCGCTGGCGGTTCCCGGACGGGATGCGGGCTCTGGTGCACTCCTTCGATCCGCGGCCCGGCGGGGCGTTCCGGGTGTCCCTCACCTACGACACGCCCGGCGCGCACGGCAAGTCGCACGGCCGCACCGACACGTACCACGGCACCTTCCGCGACCTGGCCGCCGGTGAACGGGTGGTGGAGGAGCTGGAGTTCGAGACGGCGGACGCGGCGCTGCGGGGCGTGATGACGATGACCACGACGCTTGCGGACGAAGGCGCGGGTACGCGCGTCACCGTCGTCCACGCGGGCGTACCGGACGCGGTCCCGGCCGCCGACAACGAGGCCGGCCTGCGGATGGCGCTGGACCGGCTCGCCCGCCTGGTGGAGGCAGAGCGCGCTTCCTGA